One Chlamydiales bacterium STE3 DNA segment encodes these proteins:
- a CDS encoding putative serine/threonine protein kinase (Product derived from UniProtKB/Trembl:Q6MBC4;Gene name derived from UniProtKB/Trembl:Q6MBC4), producing MNEEDFFKRSTIPPLSPGELFPDRPEPIPSKIGPYSIETLLDKGGMSILYLGTHPERQDPITIKVLLPKFLSHPEMTSRFLNEAEIIALADHPNIVKLFGYGEWEGGLYIAMEFIQGVSLRQYLLQNPLSLKRSLEITLEIAYALCHLHTHGVIHRDLKPDNILINEDGRVKVIDFGIAQLLDPQEKAQEGSAGRRLIGTPIYMSPEQRENPENVSYPSDIYSLGIITYELALGKLSHGQIHLSLMPKGLQKVLAKALQPAVQDRYQDIVDFISDLSSYLHSSNLEKERKASDQVGEIFERLQETQFKITRKDPPKWEEMEIGLTQHRPFGISSIYCDFFELPNREYVLIMAESSQNGAEGLMYISYFKGLAKALFLHNRPINEFASLLNQHIISEKIEETFAFSLLILQPESNQLSYLSCGYGPLWILPHEDKRPHCLKTENITLGLEKSFHFESLVHKWLPQDILIVCPSALLEPTFPQDQFENFLLEISAQSPQKQTEAIFRKAKNNNPKYIDEHPCLILSLHRESESS from the coding sequence ATGAACGAAGAAGATTTTTTTAAAAGATCTACAATTCCTCCCCTTTCTCCAGGTGAATTGTTCCCTGACCGACCTGAGCCAATTCCTTCAAAAATTGGTCCCTATAGCATTGAGACACTTCTCGACAAAGGCGGTATGAGTATTCTTTATTTAGGAACGCACCCTGAAAGACAGGATCCGATTACTATTAAAGTTTTGTTGCCCAAATTTCTCTCTCACCCTGAAATGACTTCTCGATTCCTAAATGAAGCGGAAATTATCGCTTTAGCTGACCATCCTAATATCGTAAAACTGTTTGGCTATGGGGAATGGGAAGGAGGCCTTTACATTGCAATGGAGTTTATTCAAGGAGTTTCCTTAAGACAGTATTTATTGCAAAATCCACTTTCTCTTAAACGCTCACTAGAAATCACCTTGGAAATTGCCTACGCTTTATGCCATTTGCATACACATGGAGTCATTCATCGCGACTTAAAACCTGATAATATCCTCATCAATGAAGATGGTCGCGTTAAAGTCATTGATTTCGGGATTGCTCAGCTACTAGATCCACAAGAAAAAGCGCAAGAAGGGTCAGCGGGACGGCGCCTAATAGGCACTCCAATTTATATGAGCCCAGAGCAGCGCGAAAATCCGGAAAATGTCTCCTACCCCTCTGATATTTATTCTCTTGGAATTATCACCTACGAACTCGCTCTAGGCAAATTAAGCCATGGGCAAATTCATCTTTCCCTAATGCCTAAAGGCCTACAAAAAGTTTTAGCTAAGGCTCTGCAACCAGCAGTCCAGGATCGCTATCAGGATATTGTAGATTTTATTTCTGATCTTTCTTCCTACCTTCACTCATCTAATTTAGAAAAAGAACGTAAAGCAAGCGATCAAGTCGGGGAAATTTTCGAACGTCTTCAAGAAACCCAATTTAAAATTACTCGTAAAGATCCCCCTAAGTGGGAAGAAATGGAAATAGGTCTAACCCAACATAGGCCTTTTGGGATTTCTTCTATCTATTGCGATTTCTTTGAATTGCCCAATCGTGAATATGTTTTAATAATGGCAGAATCCTCACAAAATGGGGCTGAGGGACTGATGTATATTTCCTACTTTAAAGGGCTGGCTAAAGCTTTATTCTTACACAACCGACCTATTAATGAGTTTGCATCCCTGTTAAACCAGCATATTATCTCAGAAAAAATTGAGGAGACGTTTGCATTCTCTCTGCTCATCCTGCAACCTGAAAGCAATCAACTATCTTACCTTTCCTGTGGATATGGACCTTTGTGGATCCTTCCGCACGAAGATAAGCGCCCCCACTGTTTAAAAACAGAAAATATCACACTTGGGCTAGAAAAGTCCTTCCATTTTGAATCTTTAGTTCATAAATGGCTTCCTCAAGATATTCTTATTGTATGTCCTAGTGCATTACTTGAGCCAACTTTCCCTCAAGATCAATTCGAAAATTTCCTCCTGGAGATTTCCGCTCAAAGCCCCCAAAAGCAAACCGAGGCTATTTTTAGAAAAGCAAAAAATAACAATCCAAAATACATAGACGAACATCCTTGCCTTATCCTTTCTCTACATCGAGAGAGTGAATCATCTTAA
- a CDS encoding hypothetical protein (Product derived from UniProtKB/Trembl:F4PZ75) — translation MLPSDWIATRITAQATFKFFEEADSDKPGLSTIYAKVSTESDPVPVKLPHMKNIPNLAYLSSAVKVERLLQNLHWQPVYHPQSNTVEFKAFSPENKEWNLTTEIPLRPGIKWVPQVNRTISYACVNTVTTWEWATNKRKVISYPNPISALAENSEGVLIIGDEKGQLHILDKTFSTHHEKAITKIVPCHNSACLIEYEDHLVKVVNVKTEKIEEIGTDQEFLVSNDGLIVCLNKATGTVRRYEYNAEEQKLKEIGEELTKIEKICEVASGGVILLSSMVYEKPSVVDYIFLSKEGIVKESMLLRLKQVIVSSPSRWLNSHTVLYSFIQKDSTRLFRWRDLREQPKDPPLLRDTIDCMLPLSDGSVLCVPTGKPQSLSIVTPEGKLVFTYTLMNKEKITSLAELVDGSLAIRTENFLSILTPRVKLKEVENYKFDKLKLELKYDPDNLQVYDQLALAYESLPLPDDKKSEEMYEMYLGALEKAIQLQNFYQARRFYEKARKIKPKNETSGRVFLSHLKRSLDKKIYKRVLLDLFTLDTQESDLKEIEDEVHELKEKKCKERLFIGEGDFSFTEAFINKHKITHPNLAQYITATELREPQNEVTKQRVFRLQEQGVAIRFGIDAEWLHKEFENRRFKRIQWNCPYGESSQVAEVFRTVIPKFFSSCAQLQIIGDRIHITLMQKSGDYWKVRQSQNPIVLGATQAGYRLIRKRKLGPERYPGYKHTQTDTNKLFTAGTGEEQEFVFEKAGNAPPSPSLEEALKLKASDKKEYQVNTDATQASSLDQYYFECSTDEDSSDGYDSD, via the coding sequence ATGTTGCCATCTGATTGGATTGCTACTCGTATAACAGCCCAAGCTACATTTAAGTTCTTTGAAGAAGCTGACTCTGACAAGCCGGGTCTTAGTACAATTTACGCTAAGGTTTCTACCGAAAGCGATCCTGTTCCTGTCAAGCTCCCCCACATGAAAAATATACCAAATTTAGCTTATTTATCATCGGCAGTTAAGGTTGAAAGGTTACTACAAAATTTACACTGGCAGCCTGTTTACCATCCCCAATCCAATACCGTAGAATTTAAGGCTTTTTCGCCTGAAAATAAAGAGTGGAACCTAACAACAGAAATTCCCTTACGCCCTGGAATAAAATGGGTCCCTCAAGTAAACCGGACAATTAGCTATGCATGTGTTAATACGGTTACGACGTGGGAATGGGCCACTAACAAGAGGAAAGTGATCTCCTACCCTAATCCCATTAGCGCTCTAGCAGAAAATAGCGAGGGAGTTTTAATTATCGGGGATGAAAAAGGACAATTGCACATTTTGGATAAAACATTTTCTACCCACCATGAGAAAGCGATTACGAAGATTGTTCCTTGTCATAATTCAGCATGCCTCATTGAATATGAAGATCACCTTGTAAAGGTAGTAAACGTCAAAACTGAAAAAATTGAGGAAATAGGCACAGACCAAGAATTTTTAGTATCCAATGATGGATTGATTGTTTGCCTTAACAAAGCGACAGGAACTGTGCGTAGATACGAATATAACGCTGAAGAGCAGAAACTTAAGGAGATAGGAGAGGAATTAACAAAGATTGAGAAAATATGTGAGGTAGCAAGTGGTGGAGTGATATTGCTATCTTCCATGGTTTATGAAAAGCCATCCGTGGTAGATTATATTTTCTTAAGTAAAGAAGGTATTGTGAAAGAATCGATGCTTCTTCGTTTGAAACAAGTTATAGTTAGCTCTCCCTCTAGATGGTTAAATAGCCACACAGTTTTATATTCCTTTATACAAAAAGACTCTACTCGATTATTCCGATGGAGAGATTTAAGGGAACAACCTAAAGACCCACCATTATTAAGAGATACAATTGATTGTATGCTCCCACTTTCTGATGGCTCCGTTCTCTGTGTACCGACAGGTAAACCCCAAAGTTTATCTATTGTAACGCCTGAAGGTAAGCTTGTCTTTACCTATACTCTAATGAATAAGGAAAAAATTACATCCCTAGCAGAATTAGTTGATGGTTCACTCGCAATTAGAACTGAAAACTTTCTTTCCATCCTTACTCCCAGGGTGAAACTAAAAGAAGTGGAGAATTACAAGTTTGACAAACTTAAATTAGAATTAAAATACGATCCAGATAATTTGCAGGTTTATGACCAATTAGCTTTAGCTTATGAAAGCTTGCCTTTACCTGATGATAAAAAATCAGAAGAAATGTATGAAATGTATTTAGGAGCATTAGAAAAAGCAATTCAACTTCAAAATTTTTATCAGGCTAGGCGTTTTTATGAAAAAGCTAGAAAAATAAAACCAAAAAACGAGACCTCCGGCCGAGTTTTTCTTTCCCACCTTAAACGATCACTTGATAAAAAAATTTATAAAAGGGTGCTACTTGATTTATTTACTTTAGATACCCAGGAAAGTGATCTTAAGGAAATAGAGGATGAGGTACATGAATTAAAAGAAAAAAAATGTAAAGAAAGATTATTTATAGGAGAAGGTGATTTTTCATTTACAGAAGCCTTCATCAATAAACATAAGATTACTCATCCAAATTTAGCGCAATACATAACGGCAACAGAGCTTCGAGAGCCTCAAAATGAGGTTACAAAGCAAAGAGTTTTTAGACTACAAGAACAAGGTGTAGCGATAAGATTTGGGATTGATGCTGAATGGCTTCATAAGGAATTTGAAAATAGAAGATTTAAACGTATTCAATGGAACTGCCCTTATGGAGAATCGAGCCAAGTGGCAGAAGTGTTTAGAACTGTAATTCCTAAGTTTTTTTCTTCTTGTGCGCAACTTCAAATAATAGGAGACCGTATACATATAACATTAATGCAAAAAAGTGGGGATTATTGGAAGGTTAGGCAAAGTCAAAATCCTATTGTACTTGGCGCCACTCAAGCAGGATATCGTTTGATAAGGAAGCGAAAATTGGGGCCTGAGCGCTATCCTGGATATAAACACACTCAGACGGATACTAACAAGCTTTTCACGGCTGGAACGGGAGAAGAGCAAGAATTTGTATTTGAAAAAGCAGGTAATGCACCACCTTCTCCTTCCTTAGAAGAAGCCCTTAAATTAAAAGCTTCTGATAAGAAAGAATATCAAGTTAATACAGACGCAACGCAGGCCTCCTCTCTTGATCAATATTACTTCGAATGCAGTACTGATGAAGATTCTTCTGATGGCTATGATTCTGACTAG